Proteins encoded by one window of Marixanthomonas sp. SCSIO 43207:
- the mscL gene encoding large-conductance mechanosensitive channel protein MscL, which produces MAGLFKEFKNFAIKGNMIDMAVGIIIGTAFNNVVSTLVKKVIMPPLSLLTDDVKLSNKKFVLREAADSVEEVAIGYGELFEVLIDFVIIAFTIFVVIKFINRFKRKSEDPKNKEVETPKNIEILSNIEKLMEEQNRYLKQKNSD; this is translated from the coding sequence ATGGCCGGACTTTTTAAAGAGTTTAAAAACTTTGCTATAAAAGGCAATATGATTGATATGGCGGTAGGGATTATCATTGGTACCGCTTTTAATAATGTAGTGAGTACGTTGGTTAAAAAGGTAATAATGCCACCTTTGTCACTCTTAACCGATGATGTAAAACTATCAAATAAAAAGTTTGTTTTAAGAGAAGCTGCAGACTCTGTTGAAGAAGTAGCGATTGGTTATGGTGAACTTTTTGAAGTGTTGATAGACTTTGTAATTATTGCTTTTACCATATTTGTAGTTATTAAGTTTATAAACAGGTTTAAAAGAAAATCTGAAGACCCTAAAAATAAAGAAGTTGAAACGCCTAAAAACATAGAAATTCTCTCCAATATTGAGAAATTAATGGAAGAACAAAACCGTTATTTAAAACAAAAAAATAGCGATTAA
- a CDS encoding DNA gyrase/topoisomerase IV subunit A — protein sequence MSEELNNEEELNPQQEGNHENSETITKVTGMYRDWFLDYASYVILERAVPAIEDGFKPVQRRIMHSMKDLDDGRYNKVANIVGHTMQYHPHGDASIADAMVQIGQKDLLIDTQGNWGNILTGDRAAASRYIEARLSKFALDVVYNPKITGWQASYDGRKKEPINLPVMFPLLLAQGAEGIAVGLSTKVLPHNFIELIDASIKHLQGKRFQLVPDFPTGGIMDATDYKDGVRGGKIRSRAKISQYDKNILVITEIPYGTTTSSLIDSILKANDKGKIKVKKIEDNTAAEVEILVHIPGGISPDKTIDALYAFTNCETSVSPLGCVIEDNKPLFIGVSEMLRRSTDRTVQLLKSELEIKLQEFEEQWHFASLERIFIENRIYRDIEEEETWEGVIQAIDKGLKPHTTHLKRAVTEEDIVRLTEIRIKRISKFDIDKAQQKIDALEDNIAEINHHLDNLIEYAIDYFKRLKKDYGEGKERKTEIRVFEDIEATKVVIRNTKLYVNREEGFIGTSLRRDEYVTDCSDIDDIIVFTEEGKMMVTKVDTKTFIGKNIIHVAVFKKKDKRRIYNMIYLDGKNGTTYVKRFSVTSMTRDREYDLTQGKKGSKVLYFTANPNGEAEVVTILLRQKGNIKKLKFDLDFADQKVKGRRSKGNIVTKYPVKRVELKEKGLSTLKPRKIWFDDTVQRLNMDGRGELLGEFRSEDRLLIVKQDGTVKTAIPELTLRFDDDMIVLEKWEPKKPLSAIYWEGEKELFYVKRFLIENPDKEEVIISDHSKSYLEKIFTDHRPMAEVVFVKQRGKERQDNLEINLEEFIAIKGITALGNQLTKDKVLEINTLDPLPYTPPKVTPPEDMDVVDEEDVTEDNDTSEETSESQKASDNNKTDNDGEGQTSLF from the coding sequence ATGAGTGAAGAACTCAACAACGAAGAAGAATTAAATCCCCAACAAGAGGGAAATCACGAAAATAGTGAAACCATAACCAAGGTTACCGGTATGTACCGTGATTGGTTTCTAGATTATGCCAGTTATGTGATTTTGGAGCGTGCAGTTCCAGCCATTGAAGATGGTTTTAAACCCGTGCAGAGGCGTATCATGCATTCTATGAAAGATTTGGATGATGGCCGTTACAACAAAGTTGCCAATATTGTAGGGCATACTATGCAATACCACCCACACGGTGATGCCAGTATTGCCGATGCGATGGTGCAGATTGGGCAAAAAGATCTATTGATTGATACTCAAGGTAACTGGGGTAACATTTTAACTGGAGACAGAGCAGCTGCTTCACGATATATAGAAGCACGACTCTCAAAATTTGCACTCGATGTTGTATATAATCCCAAAATAACTGGTTGGCAAGCCTCGTATGACGGACGTAAAAAAGAGCCTATTAATCTACCGGTAATGTTCCCGTTATTACTTGCTCAAGGAGCAGAAGGTATTGCTGTTGGTCTTTCTACAAAAGTATTACCACATAATTTTATTGAGTTAATTGATGCTTCAATTAAACACTTGCAAGGCAAACGATTTCAGTTAGTTCCAGATTTTCCAACTGGCGGAATTATGGATGCAACAGACTATAAAGATGGAGTTCGTGGCGGAAAAATAAGAAGTAGGGCTAAGATAAGTCAGTATGATAAAAACATTCTGGTAATTACTGAAATACCTTACGGAACTACAACCTCTTCTTTAATTGACTCTATTTTAAAAGCCAATGACAAAGGAAAGATTAAAGTAAAAAAGATTGAAGATAATACCGCAGCAGAGGTGGAAATTTTAGTCCATATTCCAGGCGGTATTTCTCCAGATAAAACCATTGATGCTCTTTATGCATTTACCAATTGTGAAACTTCAGTTTCGCCTTTAGGTTGTGTAATTGAAGACAACAAACCTCTTTTTATTGGTGTTTCTGAAATGCTACGCCGTTCTACAGATAGAACAGTTCAACTATTAAAGAGCGAACTCGAAATAAAACTTCAAGAGTTTGAAGAACAATGGCACTTTGCTTCTTTGGAGCGTATATTTATTGAAAATAGAATTTACCGCGATATTGAAGAAGAAGAAACTTGGGAAGGAGTAATTCAAGCAATTGACAAAGGGTTAAAACCACATACCACACACCTAAAACGAGCAGTAACTGAAGAAGACATTGTTAGGCTAACAGAAATACGAATCAAGCGTATTTCAAAATTTGACATCGATAAAGCACAGCAAAAAATTGACGCACTTGAAGATAACATTGCCGAAATAAATCATCACTTAGACAATTTAATAGAGTATGCTATCGATTATTTTAAGCGTCTTAAAAAGGATTATGGTGAAGGAAAAGAACGCAAAACAGAAATACGTGTTTTTGAAGACATAGAAGCTACAAAAGTAGTTATTCGTAATACAAAACTTTACGTTAATAGGGAAGAAGGCTTTATAGGTACAAGTCTTCGTCGTGATGAGTATGTAACAGATTGTAGTGATATTGATGATATTATAGTATTTACTGAAGAAGGTAAAATGATGGTTACCAAAGTAGATACCAAAACATTTATAGGCAAAAACATCATACATGTTGCTGTATTTAAGAAGAAAGACAAACGCCGAATTTACAACATGATTTATCTTGATGGTAAAAACGGAACTACTTACGTTAAGCGATTTTCTGTAACCTCAATGACACGGGACCGAGAATATGATCTCACCCAAGGAAAAAAAGGAAGTAAGGTGTTGTATTTTACAGCAAACCCTAATGGCGAAGCCGAAGTAGTTACCATTTTATTACGTCAGAAAGGAAATATTAAAAAACTAAAATTTGATCTCGATTTTGCCGATCAAAAGGTAAAAGGAAGACGGTCAAAAGGTAATATCGTAACAAAATATCCTGTTAAGCGTGTAGAATTAAAAGAAAAAGGATTGTCAACTTTAAAACCAAGGAAAATTTGGTTTGACGATACTGTACAACGCCTCAACATGGATGGCCGAGGAGAGCTTTTAGGTGAATTCAGAAGTGAAGATAGATTATTGATTGTAAAGCAAGACGGTACAGTAAAAACAGCAATTCCAGAATTAACCCTACGTTTTGATGATGATATGATTGTGTTGGAAAAATGGGAACCCAAAAAACCACTTTCAGCTATCTATTGGGAAGGAGAAAAAGAATTGTTTTATGTAAAACGATTTTTAATTGAAAACCCCGATAAAGAAGAAGTAATTATTTCAGACCATTCAAAATCATACCTTGAGAAGATTTTTACAGATCACCGTCCCATGGCCGAAGTTGTTTTTGTAAAACAAAGAGGTAAAGAGCGTCAAGATAATCTTGAAATTAATCTAGAAGAATTTATAGCTATAAAAGGTATTACTGCTTTAGGAAACCAATTAACAAAGGATAAGGTTTTGGAAATTAACACATTAGATCCCTTGCCATATACACCTCCCAAAGTAACACCTCCAGAAGATATGGATGTTGTTGATGAAGAAGATGTTACCGAAGATAATGATACTTCAGAAGAAACATCAGAGTCACAAAAAGCTTCAGATAACAACAAAACTGATAATGACGGAGAAGGGCAAACATCACTTTTTTAA